Proteins encoded within one genomic window of Ottowia sp. SB7-C50:
- a CDS encoding amidase: MSTALHDLSAHQLLSGYKARDFSPVDVTQSVLAQIERWEPHIAATYLLRPEAALAQARASEARWLKGAPQGSLDGVPVTIKDNIATQGDPTPLGTRAVTLTPAAADAPPAARMLEAGAVFVAKTTMPDYGMLSSGLSTFHPLSRNPWDVALTPGGSSAGAGSAAAAGYGPLHIGTDIGGSIRLPAAWCGVVGLKPSLGRVPIDPPYMGRAAGPMTRTVADAALMMQVLSLPDGRDHMNLPPQAIDWSAAWTQDKPLKGVRIGLLLAAGCGLPVEPAIEAAVRHAAHLFEAQGAVVTPVSPFMTPELLDGLDHFWRMRSMVDIDGLTPQARAAVLPCIREWADSARGMSGADVFRAYTATQTVRTATTRVMQGFDYLLSPVSPNAPAPAEWPSPTNDPLRGLDHIGFTVPFNMGEQPAISVNCGYMDSPATPGAVLPIGLQIAGQRFDDLGVLQMARAFEQLRGPQREFPHPP; encoded by the coding sequence ATGAGCACTGCGCTGCACGATCTTTCTGCCCACCAGTTGCTGTCGGGCTACAAGGCACGCGACTTCTCGCCCGTTGACGTGACCCAGTCGGTGCTGGCGCAGATCGAGCGTTGGGAGCCGCACATTGCCGCCACCTACCTGCTGCGCCCCGAGGCCGCACTGGCACAGGCCCGCGCCAGCGAAGCGCGCTGGCTGAAAGGCGCGCCGCAAGGTTCGCTGGACGGCGTGCCCGTCACCATCAAGGACAACATCGCCACCCAGGGCGACCCCACGCCGCTGGGCACCCGCGCGGTCACGCTCACCCCCGCGGCCGCCGACGCACCACCCGCCGCCCGCATGCTGGAAGCCGGCGCCGTGTTCGTCGCCAAGACCACCATGCCCGACTACGGCATGCTGTCGTCGGGCCTGTCCACCTTTCACCCGCTGTCGCGAAACCCATGGGACGTGGCGCTCACGCCCGGCGGCAGCAGCGCCGGCGCAGGGTCTGCCGCCGCGGCGGGTTACGGGCCGCTGCACATCGGCACCGACATCGGCGGCTCCATCCGCCTGCCGGCCGCCTGGTGTGGCGTGGTGGGCCTGAAGCCCAGCCTGGGCCGCGTGCCGATCGACCCGCCCTACATGGGCCGCGCCGCCGGCCCCATGACGCGCACCGTGGCCGACGCCGCACTGATGATGCAGGTGCTGAGCCTGCCCGACGGCCGCGACCACATGAACCTGCCGCCGCAGGCCATCGACTGGTCTGCCGCCTGGACGCAGGACAAACCCCTGAAGGGCGTGCGCATCGGCCTGCTGCTGGCCGCCGGCTGCGGCCTGCCGGTCGAGCCCGCCATCGAAGCCGCGGTGCGCCATGCCGCTCATCTTTTTGAAGCGCAAGGCGCCGTCGTCACGCCGGTCAGCCCGTTCATGACACCTGAACTGCTGGACGGGCTGGACCATTTCTGGCGCATGCGCTCGATGGTCGACATCGACGGCCTGACGCCCCAGGCGCGCGCCGCCGTGCTGCCCTGCATTCGCGAGTGGGCCGACAGCGCGCGCGGCATGAGCGGCGCCGACGTGTTCCGCGCCTACACCGCCACGCAGACGGTGCGCACCGCCACCACGCGCGTCATGCAGGGCTTCGATTACCTGCTGTCGCCCGTGTCGCCCAACGCGCCCGCGCCCGCCGAATGGCCCAGCCCCACCAACGACCCGCTGCGCGGGCTGGACCACATCGGCTTCACCGTGCCCTTCAACATGGGCGAGCAGCCCGCCATTTCGGTCAACTGCGGCTACATGGATTCGCCCGCCACCCCCGGCGCCGTGCTGCCCATCGGCCTGCAGATCGCCGGCCAGCGCTTCGACGACCTGGGCGTGCTGCAGATGGCGCGGGCGTTTGAGCAATTGCGCGGGCCGCAACGAGAGTTTCCACATCCCCCCTGA